The following coding sequences lie in one Thalassoglobus polymorphus genomic window:
- a CDS encoding DNA-directed RNA polymerase subunit alpha, producing the protein MRIRWRNLELPSRVVADRDTYTNMYGCFTAEPFERGFGHTLANSLRRILLSSLEGSAVSRVKIASVQHEFTTIPGVVEDITDICLNLKSLVVKNHSSTNKTLRIEKHERGVVTGADVITDDQVEVINKDLIIATMTDDVPLSMELTVENGRGYVSAKEAYENSPELGIIPLDAAFSPVTRVRYKVEDTRVGQRTNYDKLTLEIWTDGTVNPEMALVEASKILRKHLNPFINYQEPGPELPPEAGLKGMLEQTGYSPIDLELEEKLNRSLAELNLSVRATNCLESEGINTVRDLVSRTEDALLTVRNFGETTLTEVREQLTELGLRLGMRVPERSRL; encoded by the coding sequence GTGCGAATCCGTTGGAGAAATCTCGAGCTTCCAAGTCGTGTTGTTGCTGATCGCGACACCTATACGAACATGTATGGCTGCTTTACTGCAGAGCCATTCGAGCGTGGGTTCGGTCACACACTCGCGAACAGCTTACGGCGTATTCTACTTTCGAGTCTTGAAGGAAGTGCCGTCAGCAGAGTGAAGATCGCAAGTGTTCAGCATGAGTTCACCACCATTCCCGGTGTGGTTGAAGACATCACTGATATTTGCTTGAACCTGAAGTCTCTGGTTGTCAAAAATCATAGCAGCACCAATAAAACTCTTCGAATCGAAAAACACGAGCGAGGAGTAGTCACGGGTGCGGACGTTATTACCGATGATCAGGTTGAAGTGATCAATAAAGATTTGATCATTGCGACAATGACCGACGATGTTCCACTGAGCATGGAACTGACCGTCGAAAATGGTCGTGGTTATGTCTCTGCAAAAGAGGCATACGAGAACAGCCCTGAGTTGGGAATTATTCCACTCGACGCAGCGTTTTCGCCTGTGACTCGCGTGCGGTATAAAGTTGAAGACACTCGTGTTGGACAACGAACCAACTACGACAAACTGACACTGGAAATCTGGACAGACGGAACAGTTAATCCAGAGATGGCACTGGTTGAAGCTTCGAAAATTCTTCGTAAGCACCTTAACCCGTTCATCAACTACCAGGAACCTGGTCCGGAACTTCCACCGGAGGCAGGCCTCAAAGGAATGCTCGAACAGACCGGGTACTCTCCAATCGATCTCGAATTGGAAGAGAAACTCAACCGCAGCCTGGCAGAGTTGAATCTCTCTGTCCGTGCGACAAACTGTTTGGAGTCGGAAGGTATTAACACTGTACGTGATCTTGTCTCACGCACTGAGGATGCCTTACTGACTGTTCGCAACTTCGGAGAGACAACTCTCACTGAAGTTCGTGAGCAACTGACCGAACTTGGACTCCGTTTGGGAATGCGAGTTCCTGAACGAAGCCGACTGTAA
- the rpsK gene encoding 30S ribosomal protein S11, whose protein sequence is MAKAKQKKRTRRNVNRGIAHVKATFNNTLISISDTNGDVLCWASAGTVGFKGSRKSTPFAAQRAAETCADRARKYGIRELEVKVKGPGSGRESAITGLQVGGISIKAIEDVTPLPHNGCRPRKRRRV, encoded by the coding sequence GTGGCCAAGGCCAAACAGAAAAAGCGTACGCGACGCAATGTCAATCGCGGAATTGCACATGTCAAAGCGACATTCAACAACACTCTAATCTCCATTTCGGATACGAACGGGGATGTATTGTGCTGGGCGTCTGCTGGGACAGTTGGATTCAAAGGATCTCGAAAGAGCACTCCTTTCGCTGCTCAACGAGCTGCTGAAACTTGTGCGGACCGTGCTCGTAAGTATGGGATTCGTGAACTTGAAGTCAAAGTGAAAGGTCCTGGTTCAGGTCGCGAAAGTGCGATCACCGGGCTACAGGTCGGCGGAATTTCAATCAAGGCGATTGAAGACGTGACCCCACTTCCCCATAACGGTTGCCGACCTCGTAAGCGTCGCCGAGTTTGA
- a CDS encoding bL17 family ribosomal protein, with the protein MRHRMSGRKLGRNASHRRAMFRNMAASLIKTVRADEGDEGAPKVQGRIVTTVAKAKELRPYVEKLVTLAKKAQKHEEKAEQYATTAERNTSEWKSWRGSDQWNQWNQAIAPAIDYRRRAFALLRDKDAVDILFSELGERFADRNGGYTRIVRLAKVRLGDAGEQALIEFVGVRDRVKITQTAPVVVDDEEPADEGSSVEGESESTEQTESPEAEASEETPEVEASSEETDSEEAKKEE; encoded by the coding sequence ATGCGACATAGAATGAGTGGCCGTAAACTCGGCCGGAATGCAAGCCATCGGAGAGCCATGTTTCGCAACATGGCAGCCAGCCTGATTAAAACCGTCCGAGCCGACGAGGGCGACGAAGGGGCACCTAAAGTTCAAGGTCGAATTGTGACCACTGTTGCGAAAGCAAAAGAACTTCGCCCGTATGTTGAAAAACTCGTCACGCTCGCTAAGAAAGCTCAAAAGCACGAAGAGAAGGCTGAGCAGTACGCGACTACCGCAGAACGTAACACTTCTGAATGGAAGTCGTGGCGTGGATCAGATCAGTGGAATCAATGGAATCAAGCCATTGCTCCTGCGATCGATTATCGTCGGCGTGCTTTTGCACTCCTTCGGGATAAAGACGCTGTCGACATTTTGTTCTCGGAGCTTGGCGAGAGATTCGCAGACCGAAACGGCGGTTACACACGGATTGTCCGCTTGGCCAAAGTTCGACTCGGAGACGCTGGTGAGCAAGCTCTGATTGAATTTGTCGGCGTTCGTGACCGTGTTAAAATCACACAGACTGCTCCTGTAGTCGTTGACGACGAAGAGCCAGCAGATGAAGGTTCATCTGTTGAGGGTGAATCAGAATCTACTGAGCAAACCGAGTCACCAGAAGCAGAAGCTTCTGAAGAGACTCCAGAAGTTGAAGCAAGCTCGGAAGAAACAGACTCAGAAGAAGCGAAGAAAGAAGAGTAA